The following proteins come from a genomic window of Gossypium raimondii isolate GPD5lz chromosome 5, ASM2569854v1, whole genome shotgun sequence:
- the LOC128041141 gene encoding probable disease resistance protein At1g63360, protein MGENRFMVKDTLKEWPHMDGSYTAIALWNCSSIIKNFPDKVEFSKLKTLVLVGERKRNRDDFLVVFGTFFEEMKALQVLLLQRVSFSLKGFPSLPNLKTLWCYNCMLKNFSSSLTNMRSLKILSLPGTEIDEISEELVKLLTSLEELHVVPKINLNLLELKSLSRLTALSLRLSTNQIPLEDFVLPKLQRYAIVVGENYRFNREAFRTLDIQDFSSSLSAFNNLFCNVEELNLRNVGGQENIVPSIDEMGVNELTSLQLESCNDMEFLIDTKKDQGSTVAFSNLVELNIKSMVSLKGLRYGVSPTWFLQNLKQVSIKDCEELQVIFQIDKLSERMKCQTPLLSNLTKLSLHSLPKLKRIWEVKPSHRAIASLQSLKVVTIEYCDNLKTIFSPCLALSMLHLQEL, encoded by the exons ATGGGAGAAAATAGGTTCATGGTAAAAGATACGTTGAAAGAATGGCCTCATATGGATGGAAGTTATACTGCAATTGCTTTATGGAATTGTAGTAGtatcataaaaaattttcctGATAAAGTGGAATTTTCAAAGCTCAAAACTTTGGTTTTAGTGGGTGAGAGGAAGAGGAACCGAGATGATTTCCTAGTGGTTTTCGGTACattttttgaagaaatgaaaGCCCTCCAAGTTTTACTTCTCCAACGTGTCAGCTTCTCACTGAAAGGATTCCCTTCCTTACCAAATCTTAAAACTTTGTGGTGTTATAATTGCATGCTGAAAAACTTCTCATCATCACTGACAAATATGAGAAGCCTTAAGATTCTTTCATTGCCTGGCACTGAAATTGATGAGATAAGTGAAGAATTAGTGAAGTT GTTGACTTCACTAGAAGAGTTACATGTCGTACCCAAAATTAATCTCAACTTATTGGAGTTGAAGTCATTGTCTCGTTTAACTGCCCTATCATTGAGACTTTCTACTAATCAAATTCCTCTAGAAGATTTTGTGCTCCCGAAACTACAAAGGTACGCTATAGTAGTTGGAGAAAATTATAGATTCAATCGGGAGGCGTTTAGAACATTGGATATTCAAGATTTCTCATCTTCATTAAGtgcatttaacaatttattttgcaATGTGGAAGAGTTGAATTTGAGGAATGTTGGTGGACAAGAGAATATTGTGCCAAGCATAGATGAAATGGGAGTAAATGAGTTGACTTCTCTGCAGCTAGAATCTTGCAATGATATGGAATTCTTGATTGATACAAAAAAGGATCAAGGGTCAACTGTTGCATTCTCTAATTTGGtggaattaaatataaaaagcaTGGTTTCTTTGAAAGGGTTGCGCTATGGTGTTTCTCCGACTTGGTTCTTGCAAAACCTTAAGCAAGTGAGCATTAAAGATTGTGAGGAGTTACAAGTGATATTTCAAATAGATAAACTTTCTGAAAGAATGAAATGTCAGACACCATTGCtctcaaatttaacaaaattgagCCTACATTCATTGCCGAAATTGAAGAGGATATGGGAAGTAAAGCCATCCCATCGTGCAATTGCAAGCCTCCAAAGTCTAAAGGTTGTGACAATTGAATATTGTGATAATCTGAAAACAATCTTCTCACCTTGCCTAGCTTTAAGTATGTTGCATCTACAAGAACTTTAG
- the LOC105767201 gene encoding uncharacterized protein LOC105767201: MEQNIVLPELGSQNHCWTKLETLRINTLSHGFPLLESLYLKNCPQLLQVFSSTEGRDVIGDHILLNVPFLKNLKVSNCPQISCFIVQAQLIEELVLINVGNSRQLCNTDVPVLNEGCIVVGNHEEVFQVQGGYSFSSIKSLQLWNLFEVRVIWNDFAQVVTLENLTTLNLFNCKKLRYIFSPMMARSLSHLVDLFIVRCEEIERLILAKDQVASSSSNGDTSLQPMSFPNLTRIIVTDCKNLNSLFPFGFVFVLPKLETLKVIRNSKLEQVFELEEKVEVVAEEEMKFDKLERLSLEELPGLIHFCPKGYHSVFPEMMKLKVRDCPKLTTGFFIDSQEFVHCKTKVPRLVEQDAVEESTSVRNAISNENIDCRRGGGGSQLPHIT; the protein is encoded by the exons ATGGAACAAAACATTGTGCTTCCTGAACTTGGATCACAG AATCATTGCTGGACAAAATTGGAAACTCTCCGAATAAACACTTTATCTCATGGATTTCCATTGTTGGAATCTCTTTACCTAAAGAACTGCCCTCAACTACTACAAGTCTTCAGTTCGACAGAAGGAAGGGATGTGATTGGTGATCACATTCTacttaatgtgccctttctgaaaaatttaaaagtgtCAAATTGTCCCCAAATCTCATGCTTCATTGTACAAGCTCAGCTCATAGAG GAATTGGTTCTTATTAACGTGGGAAATAGCCGCCAATTATGCAACACTGATGTTCCTGTATTGAATGAAGGTTGTATAGTAGTTGGGAATCATGAAGAAGTATTTCAAGTTCAAGGCGGGTACTCGTTCTCAAGCATAAAAAGTTTGCAGTTGTGGAATTTATTTGAAGTGCGGGTTATATGGAACGATTTTGCTCAAGTTGTAACCCTTGAGAACCTTACAACTCTAAACCTGTTTAATTGCAAGAAGCTAAGATATATATTTTCACCTATGATGGCTCGCAGTTTATCACATTTGGTGGATCTTTTCATCGTGAGGTGTGAGGAAATAGAACGACTCATTTTAGCCAAGGATCAAGTTGCTTCATCATCATCCAATGGTGATACTAGCCTCCAACCTATGAGCTTTCCAAATTTGACTCGAATCATTGTTACAGATTGTAAAAATTTGAACAGTCTCTTTCCTTTTggatttgtttttgttcttcCAAAGCTTGAAACTCTCAAAGTTATAAGGAATTCTAAATTGGAACAAGTATTCGAATTAGAAGAAAAAGTGGAAGTGGTAGCTGAAGAGGagatgaaatttgataaattagaaaGGTTATCACTTGAAGAACTACCTGGCCTCAttcacttttgtcccaaaggaTATCATTCTGTATTCCCAGAAATGATGAAGTTGAAAGTAAGAGATTGCCCTAAGTTGACTACTGGTTTCTTCATTGATTCACAGGAATTTGTACATTGCAAAACAAAG GTACCTCGGTTGGTTGAGCAAGATGCGGTTGAAGAGTCTACCAGTGTCCGAAATGCAATTTCCAACGAGAATATAGATTGCAGACGAGGTGGGGGTGGGAGTCAACTACCACACATTACATGA
- the LOC105766537 gene encoding disease resistance protein UNI-like: MAEYVAPAAVEIVADQAKEYASPYLRYFFRYGEIVEDFKNQREALELKKERVDTRVDEAESQNELIHKDVDNWLTSAEKELKETQNLKDEIDRVKCFKWCPKWGWRYSLSKKLAEKIPIISELLETSNFAQVGYRRPLQGIEFITSTDFMDSKSSKSAFNQIMEAINAKGVNMIGLHGMPGVGKTTLAKEVGKHAREQKLFDKVVMFTMSQNPNIRTIQDKIAEMFGLNFHTNTAEGRAEELFRSMQGMNKILVIVDDLWEEFKMESIGIPFGDEHEGCKILLTTRRQQVCTKMNCKEIQLGILSEDEAWVLFRHKAGLEDDCSTLNDVAKEVAAQCKGLPLAIVIVAKALKGESLNGWRDANQRFKDSTHLYDEEVLGGVLEPLKLSYDYLKKGINQMTGNHIQMCFLLCSLFPEDEEILIEILIMC; the protein is encoded by the coding sequence ATGGCCGAATATGTTGCCCCTGCTGCTGTCGAAATTGTGGCAGACCAGGCAAAGGAATACGCATCACCCTATCTCCGTTACTTTTTCCGTTATGGAGAGATTGTTgaagatttcaagaatcaacgAGAAGCACTTGAATTGAAGAAAGAGAGGGTGGACACTCGTGTCGATGAGGCTGAAAGCCAAAATGAGCTCATCCATAAGGACGTTGACAACTGGCTTACAAGCGCTGAGAAAGAACTGAAAGAAACCCAGAACTTGAAAGATGAAATAGATCGCGTCAAGTGTTTCAAATGGTGTCCTAAATGGGGCTGGCGATATTCCTTAAGTAAGAAACTGGCAGAGAAGATTCCTATTATCTCTGAACTTTTGGAGACTTCTAACTTTGCACAGGTGGGCTATCGTCGTCCTCTTCAAGGAATAGAGTTCATCACATCCACTGATTTCATGGACTCTAAATCTTCAAAATCAGCTTTCAACCAGATCATGGAGGCTATAAATGCTAAGGGTGTCAACATGATCGGACTGCACGGAATGCCAGGAGTTGGTAAAACAACTTTAGCCAAAGAAGTTGGGAAGCATGCTCGAGAACAAAAGTTGTTTGATAAAGTTGTAATGTTTACTATGTCCCAAAATCCAAACATCAGAACAATTCAGGATAAAATTGCAGAGatgtttggtttaaattttcatacaaatacCGCAGAAGGAAGAGCAGAAGAGCTATTCAGGAGTATGCAAGGCATGAACAAAATCCTCGTAATTGTCGACGACCTCTGGGAAGAATTCAAAATGGAGAGTATCGGAATTCCATTCGGTGATGAACACGAGGGTTGTAAAATTCTTCTGACTACACGTCGTCAACAAGTCTGCACTAAAATGAACTGTAAGGAAATTCAACTTGGCATCTTATCCGAAGACGAAGCATGGGTTTTATTTCGACATAAAGCTGGTTTAGAAGATGATTGTTCCACCTTGAATGATGTAGCCAAAGAGGTTGCTGCTCAATGTAAGGGATTGCCTCTTGCAATTGTTATCGTGGCCAAAGCTTTAAAAGGTGAGAGTTTAAATGGGTGGAGAGACGCAAATCAGAGATTCAAGGACTCAACGCATTTGTATGATGAAGAAGTCCTCGGGGGTGTCCTCGAGCCTCTTAAGCTTAGCTACGATTACTTGAAGAAAGGCATTAACCAAATGACGGGAAATCACATCCAAATGTGTTTCTTACTGTGTTCCCTTTTTCCTGAAGATGAAGAAATCCTTATTGAGATATTGATTATGTGCTGA
- the LOC105766543 gene encoding receptor-like protein EIX2, with product MTLNLGDNSFSCSLPSSLGSLTSLEMLSLRGNKFSGELPLYLQNCTKLKFLDLSDNELSGEIPMWLGQRLPSLVFLSLQRNQFRGRIPHQLCELKYLQILDLSVNKISASIPPCLKNFNSMAKKVSLDRRIELHLLDQPYVRSLIDVRYVDEALITWKGTKQNYPQLGLLLAIDLSCNKLTGEISEELNSLQELVALNSQEIFYGKILQKIGHLRQLEKNSNQTQLLSFDPSSFSHNRGLCGPPVSPNCSMVEPPPQTRRRGKAFLVQKIKKKRTLHPLLNPTSTTKKESPMMRSRGVQVVAEKCQAYVATTGLEVAARSGG from the exons ATGACTTTGAATTTGGGTGATAATAGTTTCTCGTGCTCACTTCCAAGCTCCTTGGGATCTCTAACTTCTCTTGAAATGCTAAGTTTACGTGGTAATAAATTCTCAGGAGAATTGCCTTTATATTTACAGAATTGTACAAAGTTGAAATTCCTGGACTTGAGTGATAATGAATTATCAGGAGAAATACCTATGTGGCTCGGGCAGCGGCTTCCATCTTTGGTTTTTCTTAGCCTTCAAAGGAATCAGTTCAGGGGAAGGATTCCTCATCAACtttgtgaattgaaatatcTACAAATCTTAGACCTCTCTGTAAATAAAATATCTGCTTCCATACCACCGTGCCTCAAAAATTTCAATTCCATGGCAAAAAAAGTGAGTTTAGATAGAAGGATTGAGCTTCACCTGTTAGATCAACCGTATGTGAGATCGTTGATTGATGTTAGGTATGTTGATGAGGCATTGATTACATGGAAGGGAACAAAGCAAAACTATCCACAACTTGGACTGCTACTAGCCATTGATCTCTCGTGTAACAAATTAACTGGAGAGATTTCTGAAGAATTAAATAGTCTTCAAGAACTGGTTGCATTGAACTCACAAGAAATTTTTTACGGAAAAATTCTTCAAAAGATTGGGCATCTAAGACAACTAGAG AAAAATTCCAACCAGACTCAACTACTGAGCTTTGATCCTTCTTCATTTTCCCATAATAGAGGACTTTGTGGTCCTCCTGTTTCACCGAATTGCTCAATGGTGGAACCACCTCCGCAAACCCGCAGAAGAG GCAAAGCCTTCCTAGTCcagaaaatcaaaaagaaaaggaccCTGCACCCACTTTTAAACCCAACTTCGACGACGAAGAAGGAATCTCCGATGATGCGGTCACGGGGCGTTCAG GTGGTGGCAGAGAAGTGTCAAGCGTATGTGGCGACGACTGGCCTAGAGGTGGCTGCTAGGAGCGGTGGTTGA